One Campylobacter concisus DNA segment encodes these proteins:
- a CDS encoding TorD/DmsD family molecular chaperone: protein MSTKEEFAAGRKLYYATFSKFFVFSEDEKRFDGLSKMLDLIKEYSLNDEVSRAATNIKSKFNEKNPENLITEFDDIFHTPPSPLRNSLSFYDEGYEVGHACANVRKILAKTNIRRDESKFKENEDNVGFVFTLMNEFIGKFDECEEELFKNIINPNIDEFIENLYEHKNSEIYKDVAVLLNEFIAFERVALNSPKPVKIDHKKSDGLSRSESIRREKNRIRKLRTEGTYAK, encoded by the coding sequence GTGAGCACAAAAGAGGAATTTGCAGCTGGCAGAAAACTTTACTACGCTACTTTCTCTAAATTCTTCGTATTTAGTGAAGATGAAAAGAGATTTGATGGCCTTAGTAAAATGCTTGATCTTATCAAAGAATATAGCCTAAACGATGAAGTATCGCGAGCTGCTACTAATATAAAAAGTAAATTTAATGAAAAAAATCCAGAGAATTTGATCACAGAATTTGATGACATTTTTCACACTCCGCCAAGTCCGCTTCGAAACTCGCTCTCTTTTTACGATGAGGGATATGAAGTGGGTCATGCTTGCGCTAATGTGCGTAAAATTTTAGCTAAGACAAACATCAGAAGAGATGAGAGTAAATTTAAAGAGAATGAAGATAACGTGGGCTTTGTCTTTACGCTTATGAACGAGTTTATCGGTAAATTTGACGAGTGCGAAGAGGAGCTTTTTAAAAATATTATAAATCCAAACATTGATGAGTTTATAGAGAATTTATATGAGCATAAAAATAGTGAAATTTACAAGGATGTAGCCGTTTTGCTAAACGAATTTATCGCGTTTGAGCGCGTGGCACTAAACTCACCAAAACCAGTCAAGATAGACCACAAAAAGAGCGATGGTCTTTCAAGATCTGAAAGCATAAGAAGAGAAAAAAACAGGATAAGAAAACTAAGAACGGAGGGTACATATGCAAAATAG
- the tupC gene encoding tungstate ABC transporter ATP-binding protein TupC, producing MIKIRNLHLNYGKSEILNIPSLDINTKKITALMGSNGSGKSTLIRVLSCLQSPNSGEISLWGESKPSLEMLRKISVLLPEPALLKRSVRENFKAILKSRNLLSEFEERTSEALALVGLDEKFLNKRHFELSSGQTQRIAFALALSLRAPFYLLDEPTNSVDIGTSKLFSKAINLMHEKYGCGFVIASHDEKWLSMLANECVFLHKGRVCEFEYKNIFEIEGGVLSFGDDSKLNLPSNFKGKSKITINPSKIKISKTGGEGQISGILHSASLYMGNEKLLKVKVGDFLIKIFSHDDEITKIGERVFLKFEDGSMLALE from the coding sequence TTGATAAAGATAAGAAATTTACACCTAAACTACGGCAAAAGCGAGATCCTAAATATCCCAAGCCTTGATATAAATACTAAAAAGATAACCGCCCTAATGGGCAGCAACGGCAGCGGCAAAAGCACGCTAATAAGAGTGCTCTCATGCCTGCAAAGCCCAAATAGCGGCGAAATTTCACTCTGGGGAGAGAGCAAGCCAAGCCTTGAAATGCTGCGTAAAATTTCAGTTTTATTGCCTGAGCCTGCCCTTTTAAAAAGAAGTGTGAGAGAAAATTTCAAAGCCATCTTAAAAAGTAGAAATTTACTAAGCGAATTTGAGGAGCGAACTAGCGAAGCTCTGGCACTTGTAGGACTTGATGAGAAGTTTTTAAACAAGCGCCACTTTGAGCTAAGCTCAGGGCAGACGCAGCGCATCGCATTTGCACTTGCACTTTCTTTAAGAGCGCCATTTTATCTGCTTGATGAGCCGACAAATAGCGTTGATATTGGCACTTCAAAGCTCTTTAGCAAGGCTATAAATTTGATGCACGAGAAATATGGCTGCGGCTTTGTCATCGCAAGTCACGACGAGAAGTGGCTTAGTATGCTAGCAAACGAGTGCGTTTTCTTACACAAGGGCAGAGTCTGCGAATTTGAATACAAAAATATCTTTGAGATAGAAGGTGGCGTGCTAAGCTTTGGCGATGATTCGAAGCTAAATTTACCTTCAAATTTTAAAGGTAAAAGCAAGATCACGATCAACCCAAGTAAGATAAAAATTTCTAAAACAGGTGGTGAGGGTCAAATTTCAGGGATTTTGCACTCGGCCTCGCTCTACATGGGCAATGAAAAGCTTTTGAAGGTCAAAGTTGGTGACTTTTTGATCAAAATTTTTAGCCACGATGATGAAATTACAAAGATCGGCGAGCGAGTATTTTTAAAATTTGAAGATGGCTCGATGCTAGCTTTAGAGTAA
- the tupB gene encoding tungstate ABC transporter permease TupB, whose translation MDFLLNGFTEAFNLLLNGNLETYSAIKATLYTSSVSILFAVIMGFPLGFSLGFYDFKGRKILRLLSDTALAMPTVAIGLILYAFITRNGPLGSLNLLFTLKAVMLGQFVLALPIIISLTASVVENMEKKHYLTILNLRLAPAKLVFCVLYELRYALMVVIATAYGRIVAEVGVAMMIGGNIKYFTRTITTAVSLETNKGEFAMGIALAMVLIFIAFLVNLAIFALRKLDK comes from the coding sequence TTGGATTTTTTACTTAATGGCTTTACAGAAGCCTTTAATCTACTTTTAAACGGCAATCTTGAAACATATTCAGCCATCAAGGCTACCCTTTACACATCAAGCGTGTCGATACTTTTTGCTGTTATTATGGGCTTTCCGCTTGGTTTTTCGCTTGGCTTTTATGACTTTAAAGGTCGCAAAATTTTACGCCTTCTAAGTGACACAGCTCTAGCCATGCCAACGGTTGCCATTGGTCTTATTTTATACGCTTTTATCACGAGAAACGGCCCGCTTGGCAGCCTAAATTTACTATTTACGCTAAAAGCGGTCATGTTAGGCCAGTTTGTGCTAGCCCTTCCTATCATCATCTCGCTTACTGCAAGTGTGGTTGAAAATATGGAGAAAAAGCACTATCTAACTATCCTAAATTTACGCCTCGCGCCAGCAAAGCTAGTTTTTTGCGTGCTTTATGAGCTACGCTACGCTCTCATGGTAGTCATCGCCACAGCCTACGGCAGGATCGTGGCTGAAGTGGGCGTTGCGATGATGATAGGCGGCAACATCAAGTACTTTACCAGAACGATCACCACAGCCGTTTCGCTAGAAACAAACAAGGGCGAATTTGCCATGGGTATAGCGCTCGCGATGGTTTTGATATTTATCGCATTTTTAGTAAATTTAGCGATCTTTGCGCTAAGAAAACTCGACAAATAG
- the tupA gene encoding tungstate ABC transporter substrate-binding protein TupA: protein MKKIILGSLAAAVLAFGADNELIMATTTSTDNTGLLDAIYPVYKAKTGVDIKWTAVGTGAALKLGEDCNADVLFVHSPKVEKEFVEKGFGLKRNAVMYNDFVVIADKSIADKFKGKDIKQSFELIKKDGIKFFSRGDKSGTDNKEKGIWKKIAGEVPEKDSWYMQTGQGMLATINAAAEQKGVTFTDRGTYIKYEANQKGHPEMVIINEGDNDLKNFYSLIAVNPKHCPKTDIENAEKFIKWATSEEGQKFIGDFKLLDKPLFTPDANTRKN from the coding sequence ATGAAAAAGATTATTTTAGGCTCACTAGCAGCCGCAGTTTTGGCGTTTGGTGCTGACAATGAACTAATCATGGCGACTACAACAAGTACAGATAACACTGGCTTGCTTGACGCGATCTACCCAGTTTATAAGGCAAAAACAGGTGTTGATATAAAATGGACAGCTGTTGGTACAGGTGCAGCTTTAAAGCTTGGCGAAGACTGCAACGCTGACGTACTTTTCGTTCACTCACCAAAAGTTGAGAAAGAATTTGTAGAAAAAGGCTTTGGCTTAAAAAGAAATGCCGTAATGTACAATGATTTCGTTGTTATCGCTGATAAATCAATCGCTGATAAATTTAAAGGTAAAGATATCAAACAAAGCTTTGAGCTTATCAAAAAAGATGGTATCAAATTCTTCTCACGTGGCGACAAATCAGGCACAGACAATAAAGAAAAAGGCATCTGGAAAAAGATCGCTGGCGAAGTCCCTGAAAAAGATAGCTGGTATATGCAAACAGGTCAAGGCATGCTAGCTACGATAAATGCTGCTGCTGAGCAAAAAGGCGTTACATTTACTGACCGCGGTACTTACATTAAATATGAAGCAAACCAAAAAGGTCATCCTGAGATGGTCATCATCAATGAGGGCGACAACGACCTTAAAAACTTCTACTCTCTAATCGCAGTAAATCCAAAACACTGCCCTAAAACTGACATCGAAAATGCAGAGAAATTTATAAAATGGGCGACAAGCGAAGAGGGTCAGAAATTTATAGGCGACTTCAAACTTCTTGACAAGCCACTTTTCACTCCAGACGCAAACACACGCAAGAACTAA
- a CDS encoding molybdopterin oxidoreductase family protein, with translation MQKIVQTTCPYCGTGCGIDLIVENGRIVDAKPTDNHHVNDGELCLKGMFGWEFVNSPKRLTKPMMRKLNGEFNKEGKLEEVSFEEVYEFLGKTFKNSVEKYGPSSIMGFSSARSNNEDNYVFQKFFRALGSNNVDHCARLUHAPTVAGLASTLGNGTMTNDLVEFATDTDVFLLIGTNTSECHPIIAMQMQRGLERGAKMIVVDPKRTDMAKKADIFLQIPVGSNIKTLNTMMNVIISENLQDSEFIEKYAEGFEYLKEAVKDFTPERFERETGIKKELITEAARMYAKAGSAAICYTMGITQFSDGTSNVFSLSNLAILTGNLGKKGAGVNPLRGQNNVQGSCDMGALPNVIPAGAVNSAYAQEQARKVWHFELNPVPGFKLTYAPDKMDSGELKVLYVYGENPVMSDPWTEHFVHATHHLDCFIVQDLFFTESAQKADVVLPAAGWGEKDGTFINTSRRVQRTRKASEPVGGVEPDWKVVCNIAKAMGLEGFDFLSAEEVWDELRKLMPKFFGGISYYRLEKLGGISWPCPDEDHPGTPDLYTDHKSMLPDGKFRLAPVLYADDKDKRASMEAEFKAKMHIPDGYPVGSGAMSEVPDEVYPCLFTTGRKVYHYHTGTMTRECPPLEYGAGIEGPLIEVSPDIARERELEDGCYAMVENKRGRIAAKLRVNPDLRESTIFTTFHYSEADGNELANAQDHDPLSGITPLKITIANIKRLSEDEYIAFRQQNEMSMHSEKPYLSPVRS, from the coding sequence ATGCAAAAGATTGTTCAAACAACCTGTCCGTATTGCGGAACTGGTTGCGGCATAGACCTTATCGTAGAAAACGGTAGGATAGTCGATGCAAAGCCGACTGATAACCACCATGTAAATGATGGCGAGTTGTGCTTAAAAGGTATGTTTGGTTGGGAATTTGTAAATTCTCCAAAACGTTTAACAAAACCAATGATGAGAAAACTAAACGGAGAGTTTAACAAAGAGGGCAAACTCGAAGAGGTTAGCTTTGAAGAGGTTTATGAATTTTTAGGAAAGACTTTTAAAAATAGCGTAGAAAAATATGGTCCAAGTTCTATCATGGGCTTTAGTTCAGCTCGTTCAAACAACGAAGACAACTATGTATTTCAAAAATTCTTTCGTGCTTTAGGAAGTAACAACGTAGATCACTGCGCTCGTCTTTGACACGCTCCAACAGTGGCAGGTCTTGCCAGCACCCTTGGAAACGGAACAATGACAAACGATCTTGTTGAGTTTGCGACTGATACAGATGTATTTTTACTAATAGGCACAAATACAAGCGAATGCCACCCAATCATCGCTATGCAGATGCAAAGAGGCTTAGAGCGTGGTGCAAAAATGATCGTCGTGGATCCAAAACGCACAGATATGGCTAAAAAAGCCGATATATTCTTGCAAATTCCAGTTGGCTCAAACATCAAAACACTAAACACAATGATGAACGTCATCATCTCTGAAAATTTACAAGATAGTGAATTTATCGAAAAATATGCAGAGGGTTTTGAGTACCTAAAAGAAGCGGTAAAAGACTTCACTCCTGAGAGATTTGAGCGTGAGACTGGCATCAAAAAAGAGCTTATCACTGAGGCTGCTAGGATGTATGCAAAAGCTGGCAGTGCTGCTATTTGCTACACTATGGGTATCACTCAGTTTAGCGACGGCACATCAAATGTCTTCTCACTTTCAAATTTAGCGATCCTAACAGGAAATTTAGGTAAAAAAGGCGCTGGAGTAAATCCACTTCGTGGACAAAACAACGTTCAAGGCTCATGCGATATGGGCGCACTACCTAACGTCATCCCAGCAGGTGCAGTAAATAGCGCTTATGCACAAGAGCAAGCTCGCAAAGTTTGGCACTTTGAGCTAAACCCAGTGCCTGGCTTTAAACTAACATACGCACCTGATAAGATGGATAGCGGCGAGCTAAAAGTGCTTTACGTTTATGGCGAAAACCCTGTTATGAGTGACCCTTGGACAGAGCACTTTGTGCATGCTACACACCACCTAGACTGCTTTATCGTACAAGATCTATTCTTTACTGAAAGTGCTCAAAAAGCCGATGTCGTCTTACCTGCAGCTGGTTGGGGTGAGAAAGATGGAACATTTATCAACACATCTCGCCGCGTTCAAAGAACTAGAAAAGCAAGCGAGCCAGTAGGCGGTGTAGAGCCTGACTGGAAAGTAGTTTGTAACATCGCAAAAGCTATGGGTCTTGAGGGATTTGACTTCTTAAGTGCAGAAGAGGTTTGGGATGAGCTTAGAAAACTAATGCCTAAATTCTTTGGCGGTATCAGCTACTATAGACTTGAAAAACTAGGTGGCATCAGCTGGCCATGCCCTGATGAAGATCATCCAGGCACACCTGATCTTTATACTGATCACAAATCAATGCTACCTGATGGTAAATTCCGCCTAGCTCCAGTACTTTACGCTGACGATAAAGATAAGCGTGCAAGCATGGAGGCTGAATTTAAAGCCAAAATGCATATACCTGATGGCTATCCAGTAGGTTCAGGCGCAATGAGCGAAGTGCCTGATGAGGTCTATCCTTGCCTATTTACAACAGGTAGAAAAGTTTATCACTACCACACAGGAACGATGACTAGAGAGTGCCCACCGCTAGAGTATGGTGCTGGCATCGAAGGTCCGCTAATCGAAGTAAGCCCTGATATCGCAAGAGAAAGAGAGCTAGAAGATGGCTGCTACGCAATGGTAGAGAACAAACGCGGCAGGATCGCAGCTAAACTTCGCGTAAATCCTGACCTTAGGGAGAGTACGATATTTACGACTTTCCACTATAGTGAGGCTGATGGCAATGAGCTCGCAAATGCACAAGACCACGATCCGCTCTCAGGTATCACACCTCTTAAGATCACTATAGCTAACATAAAAAGGTTAAGCGAAGACGAGTATATAGCATTTAGACAACAAAACGAGATGTCTATGCACTCTGAAAAACCTTATCTTTCACCTGTTAGATCATAA
- a CDS encoding type II toxin-antitoxin system RelE/ParE family toxin, with protein MQQIPYLSKEFLSQLDAILDFYSKDSVEAAWTFYCELLERLKSISYMPYRFRKNKTINREDTRDLIFKGYVVVFRIEQDQIKILAIYKHNLTPYS; from the coding sequence ATGCAGCAAATTCCTTATTTAAGCAAGGAATTTCTAAGCCAACTTGATGCCATTTTAGATTTTTACTCTAAGGATAGCGTTGAAGCTGCTTGGACTTTTTATTGCGAGCTATTAGAAAGGCTAAAAAGCATCTCTTATATGCCTTATAGATTTAGAAAAAATAAAACAATCAATAGAGAAGACACGAGAGATCTTATCTTTAAAGGATATGTGGTAGTCTTTCGTATAGAACAAGATCAGATAAAAATACTTGCAATATATAAGCACAATCTTACTCCTTACTCATAG
- a CDS encoding 5-methylcytosine restriction system specificity protein McrC → MFEDNSCYKCAEHQKEITFDELIKGKTDVIFLNGRHDKFDPKKKDGKDAHYILKRCKDDNYVFDNYIGRFTFEGQEYIINSRFGKELEAELFKTIDSSFFSSGSSVAEINGEIPMDHILYASFISRLKLAKLSGFPSVYKKIPFRDYALHGSLDVKNFIKKDQPFMGKISSRKSSRVPDEVVARVLLKAYDILVRKNTKFALYDKEIKNFLLANANGEMKSIRDIDAALNSKSVMNELYKDYKIALQIARIIILQDSRYTNESAVKNLNFGYLLYAPNLFELYVERLIRSVLGEFGGKFSLETQYKIPGLDLRPDFAIKDEEGKILAVLDAKYRHFYNAYIGETDCKNLLQIKQYVEKAGSNTGILIYAKSNVFNEPKNIRHSSENKIFILSVLKNDNKTSADKFKKYLKKILETIKEKR, encoded by the coding sequence ATGTTTGAAGATAACAGCTGCTACAAGTGTGCCGAGCATCAAAAAGAAATAACCTTTGATGAGCTGATAAAAGGTAAGACGGATGTAATTTTTTTAAATGGACGGCACGATAAATTTGATCCAAAGAAAAAAGACGGCAAAGATGCGCACTATATCCTTAAAAGATGCAAAGACGATAACTATGTATTTGACAATTACATAGGCCGTTTTACCTTTGAAGGACAAGAATATATCATAAACTCGCGTTTTGGCAAAGAACTAGAAGCCGAGCTTTTTAAAACTATCGACTCGTCGTTTTTTAGCTCTGGCAGTAGCGTCGCCGAGATAAATGGCGAGATCCCTATGGACCACATCCTTTACGCCTCGTTTATCAGCCGCTTAAAGCTAGCCAAGTTAAGCGGCTTTCCAAGCGTTTATAAGAAAATTCCTTTTAGAGACTACGCCCTGCACGGAAGCCTTGACGTTAAAAATTTTATCAAAAAAGATCAGCCCTTTATGGGTAAAATTTCAAGTCGAAAAAGCTCGCGAGTGCCTGACGAAGTAGTCGCAAGGGTGCTTTTAAAAGCTTACGATATCTTGGTTAGAAAAAACACTAAATTCGCACTTTATGACAAAGAAATAAAGAATTTTTTGCTAGCCAATGCTAACGGCGAGATGAAAAGCATCAGAGATATAGATGCGGCTTTGAACTCAAAATCCGTGATGAACGAGCTTTACAAAGACTACAAAATTGCCCTTCAAATCGCTAGGATTATCATTTTGCAAGATTCTAGATATACGAACGAAAGCGCCGTCAAAAATCTAAATTTTGGTTATTTACTGTATGCGCCCAACCTTTTTGAACTTTATGTCGAGAGGCTCATAAGAAGTGTATTAGGCGAATTTGGCGGTAAATTTAGCCTAGAGACTCAGTATAAAATTCCAGGCTTGGATTTGAGACCTGATTTTGCGATAAAAGATGAAGAAGGGAAAATTTTAGCTGTTTTGGATGCTAAATATAGGCATTTTTATAATGCCTATATAGGTGAAACTGATTGCAAGAATTTGCTACAAATAAAACAATACGTGGAGAAAGCCGGTTCAAACACTGGAATTCTAATCTATGCCAAAAGTAACGTCTTTAATGAGCCAAAAAACATAAGACATAGTTCTGAAAACAAAATTTTTATACTCAGTGTATTAAAAAATGATAATAAAACATCTGCTGACAAATTTAAAAAGTATCTTAAGAAGATTTTAGAAACTATAAAAGAAAAAAGATAA
- a CDS encoding AAA family ATPase, translating into MTNFTAEQIIKINEIFSRVVDCKGNLKVFRGFDWSLTETGGKFNNQIFPIVYTREYVDSANNTKYKDTFDRNEANQKQSDEQKFNKIHENGLNTFYLNPKTMLKIGDADIKTLGITASNFKIGDIKNNQNIDQYFSILLNKFPNEIKKDDLVILYTAFYELLQVCDFKFDSDKKVLYINIFQKLIEYFKDGKNSFYVYTQKGGTEEMRGENWALNMCFKIHQILCLLLSKINWSNDGSGEQLTDDELREILGDLFGIFADFRKAIWEAIGIIIKNKVLRELTKGSKNIIYYGAPGTGKTKFVKDCLDILDTNRARTEWVQFHSGFEYEDFIDGIKPNGIQNGNLNLALTNGIFKEFCLKAAQNEKENFFFIVDEINRADIAAVFGETLSLLEENYRGESIKNKNFPLSNQEFFIPANIYFIGMMNDVDKSIDCFDLALRRRFAWVLMECNYEVVENVTDEDYTAKCKNLNQYITGKTYELNGKQEQDGLNLGRAYEIGHSYFLRKEVLNEEEIWNRHIEPILREYIRTQFGDRDAEDKLNIAREIFIG; encoded by the coding sequence ATGACAAATTTTACGGCAGAACAGATAATAAAAATAAACGAAATTTTTAGCAGAGTTGTCGACTGCAAGGGAAATTTGAAAGTGTTTAGGGGGTTTGATTGGAGTTTAACTGAAACAGGCGGTAAATTTAACAATCAAATTTTTCCTATTGTATATACAAGAGAATACGTGGATAGCGCAAACAATACTAAATACAAAGACACGTTTGATAGAAATGAAGCCAACCAAAAACAAAGCGATGAACAAAAATTTAATAAAATTCATGAAAACGGTTTAAATACTTTTTATTTAAATCCAAAAACTATGCTTAAAATAGGTGACGCCGACATAAAAACTCTTGGTATAACCGCATCGAATTTTAAGATAGGCGATATAAAAAATAACCAAAATATAGATCAATACTTTTCGATTCTGCTAAATAAATTTCCAAACGAGATCAAAAAAGACGACCTTGTAATTTTATATACAGCGTTTTATGAGCTTTTACAAGTTTGCGATTTTAAATTCGATAGCGATAAAAAGGTCTTGTATATAAATATTTTTCAAAAGCTAATAGAATATTTTAAAGATGGTAAAAATAGCTTTTATGTTTATACACAAAAGGGTGGCACTGAAGAAATGCGAGGAGAAAACTGGGCTTTAAATATGTGCTTTAAAATTCATCAAATACTTTGCTTGTTGCTGTCCAAGATTAATTGGAGTAACGATGGAAGCGGAGAGCAACTAACAGATGATGAGCTAAGAGAAATTTTAGGCGATCTCTTTGGAATTTTTGCGGATTTTAGAAAAGCTATTTGGGAAGCTATAGGCATAATTATTAAAAATAAAGTTCTAAGAGAGCTTACTAAGGGTTCTAAAAACATCATCTACTATGGTGCGCCTGGAACCGGCAAGACGAAATTCGTAAAAGACTGCCTTGATATTTTAGACACAAACCGCGCTAGAACCGAGTGGGTACAGTTTCATAGTGGTTTTGAATACGAGGATTTTATAGACGGCATAAAACCAAACGGCATACAAAACGGAAATTTAAATTTAGCTTTGACAAACGGCATATTTAAAGAATTTTGCTTAAAAGCGGCGCAAAACGAAAAAGAAAATTTCTTTTTTATAGTCGATGAGATAAATAGAGCCGACATAGCAGCGGTATTTGGCGAGACGTTATCGCTTTTAGAAGAGAATTACCGCGGAGAAAGCATAAAGAACAAAAACTTTCCGTTAAGCAATCAAGAATTTTTTATACCTGCAAATATCTATTTCATCGGTATGATGAACGATGTGGATAAGAGCATAGACTGCTTTGATTTGGCTCTTAGAAGGCGCTTTGCGTGGGTCTTGATGGAATGTAATTATGAGGTTGTAGAAAATGTGACAGATGAAGACTATACGGCAAAATGCAAAAATTTAAACCAATATATTACTGGCAAAACGTATGAGTTAAATGGCAAACAAGAACAAGACGGCTTAAATTTAGGTAGAGCTTATGAGATAGGGCATTCGTATTTTTTAAGAAAAGAGGTATTAAACGAAGAAGAGATATGGAACAGACATATAGAGCCTATCTTGAGAGAGTATATAAGAACTCAGTTTGGTGACCGTGACGCGGAAGATAAGCTAAATATAGCTAGGGAAATTTTCATAGGCTAA
- a CDS encoding DUF1566 domain-containing protein, giving the protein MKKCITISLLLCGLLHAEALSTACYRDNDKNVVICSEKNLGRLMWQDEKQIFEGTWEQAQEYCKIVNLAGYKDWRLPTGTELLSITDEVRSNLALNTAFKYIADSELPWYWSSTKHNIYSSNAMIMRFNSGRAGWDDISHRYFVRCVRQD; this is encoded by the coding sequence ATGAAAAAATGCATAACTATATCTTTGTTGCTTTGCGGACTGCTTCACGCAGAGGCGCTAAGCACTGCGTGCTACCGAGATAATGATAAAAACGTAGTGATATGTAGTGAAAAGAATCTAGGAAGACTAATGTGGCAGGATGAAAAACAAATTTTTGAAGGAACGTGGGAGCAGGCGCAAGAATACTGCAAGATAGTAAACCTAGCCGGATACAAAGACTGGAGGCTACCGACCGGAACAGAGCTGCTAAGTATAACGGATGAAGTAAGATCCAACCTCGCTCTAAATACCGCTTTTAAATACATAGCAGACTCCGAATTACCATGGTACTGGAGCTCTACCAAACATAACATCTACTCGTCTAATGCGATGATCATGCGTTTCAATAGCGGCCGCGCTGGCTGGGACGACATTTCTCATCGCTACTTCGTGCGGTGCGTCCGACAGGATTGA
- a CDS encoding DUF1566 domain-containing protein, with protein MKRHIAVFLLLCGLLHAEALRPTCYRDNDKNVVICSEKKLGRLMWQDEKQIFEGTLEQAQEYCKTLSLAGYKDWRLPTRTELLSIEDKSRYNPALNTAFRYIADSGHIWYWSQTKDANGSPNAWYVDFRNGGGSWNSGPLFVRCVRQY; from the coding sequence ATGAAAAGACATATAGCCGTTTTTTTGCTGCTTTGCGGTTTGCTTCACGCAGAAGCTCTAAGACCTACGTGCTACCGAGATAACGATAAAAACGTAGTGATATGTAGCGAAAAAAAGCTGGGAAGACTAATGTGGCAGGATGAAAAGCAAATTTTTGAAGGAACGTTGGAGCAGGCGCAGGAGTACTGCAAAACATTAAGTCTAGCCGGATACAAAGACTGGAGGCTACCAACCAGAACGGAGCTACTAAGCATAGAGGATAAGAGTAGATATAACCCCGCTCTAAATACCGCTTTTAGATACATAGCAGACTCCGGCCATATATGGTACTGGAGCCAAACTAAAGACGCCAACGGCTCGCCTAATGCGTGGTACGTGGATTTCCGGAACGGCGGCGGTTCCTGGAACAGCGGTCCTCTCTTCGTGCGGTGCGTCCGACAGTATTAA
- a CDS encoding DUF1566 domain-containing protein, which yields MEVVRDNIYKLMWQDGDLPPFRMYYDKAVQYCENLNFAGFDDWRLPTVNELLSIIDYSKYSSAMNLAFKYADIPSGKYWSSTKSADDSSDVWVVDFDNGEDFRYSVSSHKGLVRCVRQY from the coding sequence TTGGAAGTCGTTAGAGACAATATATATAAGCTGATGTGGCAAGATGGTGATTTGCCACCATTTCGTATGTATTATGACAAAGCAGTCCAATACTGCGAAAATTTAAATTTTGCTGGCTTTGATGACTGGCGGCTACCTACAGTAAACGAGCTTTTAAGCATCATTGACTACAGCAAGTATAGTTCTGCTATGAATTTAGCTTTTAAGTATGCCGACATACCTAGCGGCAAGTACTGGAGCTCTACAAAGAGCGCCGACGACTCGTCTGATGTGTGGGTCGTGGATTTCGATAACGGCGAAGATTTCCGCTACAGCGTTTCATCTCATAAAGGCTTAGTGCGGTGCGTCCGGCAGTATTGA
- a CDS encoding transcriptional regulator, with amino-acid sequence MQIYERINAILRSKKLKKKDFVQKFIDLEPRLKSTGEVPSLPSIYNYLNGNREIKAELIPYIAKALGVSEQELFIDDLNISSFLKDMVNKCNYNDKEYENLQNISRIIDLCQYASEPLLSRLIEILEKNKEQTLRHMRDISLL; translated from the coding sequence ATGCAAATTTATGAAAGAATAAATGCGATCCTAAGAAGTAAAAAGTTAAAGAAAAAAGACTTTGTCCAAAAATTTATAGATCTTGAACCTAGGCTAAAAAGCACAGGTGAAGTGCCGTCTTTGCCATCTATATATAACTACCTCAATGGAAATAGAGAGATCAAGGCTGAGCTCATACCTTATATAGCAAAAGCCCTTGGAGTAAGCGAACAAGAACTTTTTATAGACGACCTTAATATCTCAAGCTTTTTAAAAGATATGGTCAATAAATGTAATTACAATGACAAAGAATATGAAAATTTACAAAACATAAGTCGCATCATAGATCTTTGTCAATATGCTTCAGAGCCACTCTTATCAAGGCTAATAGAAATTCTAGAGAAAAACAAAGAGCAAACGCTAAGACATATGAGAGATATTTCTCTTTTATAA